The following is a genomic window from Mycolicibacterium sp. TY81.
CCCAGTTCGAACGAGAATGCGGCGACGATGTGGTCCTTCTCGACAGTCGACATGCTCAGCCAGAACATCCGGGCCTGGCTGTAGTGGTCCTTGAAACTCTCTGCGCGGCTGCGGATCTTGCGACCGTCGACGCGTTCGGTGTAATGCCGGTAGGCGTCTTCGTCGGCCAGCGCAGGACAGCCACCGCCGAGGTTGTTCTTGAGGTAACTCGTGGTCCCCTTGGGGATGGTGTGCTGGCCGTAGCCGTCACGCTGATTGTTGGTCACCGCTGCGATGGGCCGGTTGACCGGCAACTGCGCGAAATTCGGCCCGCCCAAGCGGATCAGCTGCGTGTCCAGGTATGAGAAATTGCGGAGCTGCAGCAGGGGATCGTTGGTGAAGTCGATACCCGGCACCAGATTGGCGGTGTGAAACGCGACCTGTTCGGTCTCGGCGAAGAAGTTGTCCGGGTTGCGGTCGAGTACCATCCGGCCGACGGGGATCACCGGGACCCGTTCCTCTGGAACAAGTTTGGTCGCGTCGAGCAGATCGAACGGGAAGGCGAACTCGTCGGACTCGGGGATCAGCTGAACGCCCAGCTCCCACTCGGGGTATTGGCCGGCCTCGATGGCGTCCCACAGGTCGCGGCGATTGAAGTCCGGATCCTTACCGGCGATCTGCTGGCATTCCTCCCACAGCAGCGAGTGCACACCGAGTTTCGGCTTCCAATGGAATTTCACGAAGACGCCCTCGCCGGCCGCGTTCACCAAGCGGAAGGTGTGCACGCCGAAGCCTTCCATCATTCGGTAGCTGCGCGGCAGGGCGCGGTCGGACATCAGCCACATGATGGTGTGAAGCGTTTCCGGCTGCAGCGACACGAAGTCCCACAGCGTGTTGTGGGCAGACGCGGCTTGCGGAATCTCGTTGTGCGGCTCCGGCTTCACCGCGTGGACGAAGTCGGGGAACTTGATGCCGTCCTGGATGAAGAAGACGGGGAAGTTGTTGCCGACGAGGTCGTAGTTGCCTTGCTCGGTGTAGAACTTGGTGGCGAAGCCGCGGACGTCGCGTACGGTGTCGGCGGAGCCGCGGGACCCCGCGACGGTGGAGAAGCGCACGAACACCGGTGTGCGCAGGCCCGGCGTGGTCAGGAATTTCGCCGTGGTGAAGTCGGCCAGCGAATCGTCGTACGGCTCGAAGTACCCGTAGGCCCCCGCGCCGCGTGCGTGCACGACCCGCTCGGGAATGCGTTCGTGGTCGA
Proteins encoded in this region:
- a CDS encoding catalase, producing the protein MDKTSNAKQEQLEATRVDNNAGYLTTQQGVRVPHTDDALTAGERGPTLMEDFHAREKITHFDHERIPERVVHARGAGAYGYFEPYDDSLADFTTAKFLTTPGLRTPVFVRFSTVAGSRGSADTVRDVRGFATKFYTEQGNYDLVGNNFPVFFIQDGIKFPDFVHAVKPEPHNEIPQAASAHNTLWDFVSLQPETLHTIMWLMSDRALPRSYRMMEGFGVHTFRLVNAAGEGVFVKFHWKPKLGVHSLLWEECQQIAGKDPDFNRRDLWDAIEAGQYPEWELGVQLIPESDEFAFPFDLLDATKLVPEERVPVIPVGRMVLDRNPDNFFAETEQVAFHTANLVPGIDFTNDPLLQLRNFSYLDTQLIRLGGPNFAQLPVNRPIAAVTNNQRDGYGQHTIPKGTTSYLKNNLGGGCPALADEDAYRHYTERVDGRKIRSRAESFKDHYSQARMFWLSMSTVEKDHIVAAFSFELGKVGPETGIRERVIAQLNMIDHELAERVAAKLGLLAPDEVAVPDHVTPSPALSQMNTATDSIVSRRIAVLAADGVDLRGTERTAAALRELGATVDIIGLIGGGTIATDTGQELGVDLGLNTTSSTLYDAVLVPGPQNSVELLAQDGSAIHFVAEAYKHLKPIAAFGAGVGLLRAAGINPESAGLTETHTDRGVVTTTSHGGSLDELFIEAFVDTIRRHRTWNRATEAVPA